One Denticeps clupeoides chromosome 3, fDenClu1.1, whole genome shotgun sequence DNA window includes the following coding sequences:
- the lhx2a gene encoding LIM/homeobox protein Lhx2a isoform X1, whose product MGCGRMELLAFRAEENTAMLFHGLPGGKMQGIIDDMDRRAKGDSAAISSAIDMGETETTLTSVAGDRVALCAGCGGKISDRYYLLAVDKQWHMRCLKCCECKLNLESELTCFSKDGSIYCKEDYYSRRFSVQRCARCHLGISASEMVMRARDLVYHLNCFTCATCSKVLTTGDHFGMRDSLVYCRLHFETLIQGEYQAHFTHADAAAKGLHGAGAANSLGLPYYNGVATVQKGRPRKRKSPGPGAELAAYNAALTCNENDGDHLDRDSHYSSNQKSKRMRTSFKHHQLRTMKSYFAINHNPDAKDLKQLAQKTGLTKRVLQVWFQNARAKFRRNLLRQESTGVDKVSDGSTLPGGSPSGPPSELSNASMSPSSTPTALTDLTSPSLPTVNPVLTSVPGGMDPHDSMSPSQTTLTSLF is encoded by the exons ATGGGCTGCGGGCGGATGGAGCTCTTGGCTTTCAGGGCTGAGGAGAACACGGCGATGCTCTTCCACGGCCTCCCGGGAGGCAAGATGCAGGGCATCATCGACGACATGGACCGCCGCGCGAAGGGCGACTCCGCCGCCATCAGCTCCGCCATCGACATGGGCGAGACTGAGACG ACCCTGACGTCCGTCGCCGGCGACCGGGTGGCCCTGTGCGCGGGCTGCGGCGGGAAGATCTCGGACCGCTACTACCTGCTGGCGGTGGACAAGCAGTGGCACATGCGCTGCCTGAAGTGCTGCGAGTGCAAGTTGAACCTGGAGTCCGAGCTGACGTGCTTCAGCAAGGACGGCAGCATCTACTGCAAGGAGGACTACTACAG CAGGAGATTTTCCGTGCAGAGATGCGCCCGGTGCCACCTCGGCATCTCCGCGTCCGAGATGGTGATGCGCGCCCGGGACCTGGTCTACCACCTCAACTGCTTCACCTGCGCCACCTGCAGCAAGGTGCTGACCACCGGCGACCACTTCGGCATGCGGGACAGCCTGGTCTACTGTCGCCTGCACTTCGAGACGCTCATCCAGGGCGAGTACCAGGCGCACTTCACCCACGCCGACGCGGCGGCCAAGGGGCTGCACGGCGCCGGCGCCGCCAACTCGCTGGGACTCCCCTACTACAACGGAGTAGCGACGGTGCAGAAGGGCCGTCCGAGGAAGAGGAAAAGCCCCGGACCCGGGGCCGAGCTGGCCGCGTACAACGCAG CCTTAACCTGTAATGAAAACGATGGCGATCACCTGGACCGGGATTCCCACTACAGTTCCAACCAGAAGTCCAAACGCATGAGGACCTCCTTCAAGCATCATCAGTTGAGGACCATGAAGTCGTATTTTGCCATAAACCACAACCCAGACGCCAAAGACCTGAAACAGCTGGCCCAGAAGACAGGTCTCACCAAACGGGTCCTCCAG GTCTGGTTTCAGAACGCTCGTGCCAAATTCCGACGGAACCTCCTACGTCAGGAGAGCACTGGGGTGGACAAAGTGTCCGACGGGTCCACTCTGCCGGGCGGCTCTCCCTCAGGACCTCCATCGGAGCTGTCGAACGCCTCCATGAGCCCCTCCAGCACCCCCACAGCCCTCACAGATCTGACCAGCCCCTCCCTTCCCACCGTCAACCCAGTTCTGACGTCCGTGCCGGGGGGCATGGACCCTCACGACTCCATGAGCCCGTCTCAGACCACGCTCACCAGCCTGTTCTGA
- the lhx2a gene encoding LIM/homeobox protein Lhx2a isoform X2, translated as MGCGRMELLAFRAEENTAMLFHGLPGGKMQGIIDDMDRRAKGDSAAISSAIDMGETETTLTSVAGDRVALCAGCGGKISDRYYLLAVDKQWHMRCLKCCECKLNLESELTCFSKDGSIYCKEDYYRRFSVQRCARCHLGISASEMVMRARDLVYHLNCFTCATCSKVLTTGDHFGMRDSLVYCRLHFETLIQGEYQAHFTHADAAAKGLHGAGAANSLGLPYYNGVATVQKGRPRKRKSPGPGAELAAYNAALTCNENDGDHLDRDSHYSSNQKSKRMRTSFKHHQLRTMKSYFAINHNPDAKDLKQLAQKTGLTKRVLQVWFQNARAKFRRNLLRQESTGVDKVSDGSTLPGGSPSGPPSELSNASMSPSSTPTALTDLTSPSLPTVNPVLTSVPGGMDPHDSMSPSQTTLTSLF; from the exons ATGGGCTGCGGGCGGATGGAGCTCTTGGCTTTCAGGGCTGAGGAGAACACGGCGATGCTCTTCCACGGCCTCCCGGGAGGCAAGATGCAGGGCATCATCGACGACATGGACCGCCGCGCGAAGGGCGACTCCGCCGCCATCAGCTCCGCCATCGACATGGGCGAGACTGAGACG ACCCTGACGTCCGTCGCCGGCGACCGGGTGGCCCTGTGCGCGGGCTGCGGCGGGAAGATCTCGGACCGCTACTACCTGCTGGCGGTGGACAAGCAGTGGCACATGCGCTGCCTGAAGTGCTGCGAGTGCAAGTTGAACCTGGAGTCCGAGCTGACGTGCTTCAGCAAGGACGGCAGCATCTACTGCAAGGAGGACTACTACAG GAGATTTTCCGTGCAGAGATGCGCCCGGTGCCACCTCGGCATCTCCGCGTCCGAGATGGTGATGCGCGCCCGGGACCTGGTCTACCACCTCAACTGCTTCACCTGCGCCACCTGCAGCAAGGTGCTGACCACCGGCGACCACTTCGGCATGCGGGACAGCCTGGTCTACTGTCGCCTGCACTTCGAGACGCTCATCCAGGGCGAGTACCAGGCGCACTTCACCCACGCCGACGCGGCGGCCAAGGGGCTGCACGGCGCCGGCGCCGCCAACTCGCTGGGACTCCCCTACTACAACGGAGTAGCGACGGTGCAGAAGGGCCGTCCGAGGAAGAGGAAAAGCCCCGGACCCGGGGCCGAGCTGGCCGCGTACAACGCAG CCTTAACCTGTAATGAAAACGATGGCGATCACCTGGACCGGGATTCCCACTACAGTTCCAACCAGAAGTCCAAACGCATGAGGACCTCCTTCAAGCATCATCAGTTGAGGACCATGAAGTCGTATTTTGCCATAAACCACAACCCAGACGCCAAAGACCTGAAACAGCTGGCCCAGAAGACAGGTCTCACCAAACGGGTCCTCCAG GTCTGGTTTCAGAACGCTCGTGCCAAATTCCGACGGAACCTCCTACGTCAGGAGAGCACTGGGGTGGACAAAGTGTCCGACGGGTCCACTCTGCCGGGCGGCTCTCCCTCAGGACCTCCATCGGAGCTGTCGAACGCCTCCATGAGCCCCTCCAGCACCCCCACAGCCCTCACAGATCTGACCAGCCCCTCCCTTCCCACCGTCAACCCAGTTCTGACGTCCGTGCCGGGGGGCATGGACCCTCACGACTCCATGAGCCCGTCTCAGACCACGCTCACCAGCCTGTTCTGA